CGGAACGCCGAGTGCGTCCGCGACACCCCTAACGGCGTAGTGATCGAAAGGACACGTAGCACGGTCTGCCCCGAGGAACCGGTCCTGACGGCTCAGTTACGGGTCGCCCAGAGGCGGATGCTCCCGTCGAAGCAGCCCACGGCGAGTGTCCGGCCGTCCGGGCTGAAAGCGAGCGCACGGACCCTCTCGGACCGCTCGGGCAGGATCAGGAGCTGCGCGCCGGAGCGGGCGTCCCGGACGATGACCGTGCCCCCGTGATCGCCGGACACGAGCAGCCTGCCGTCCGGGCTGTAAGCCAGCGCGGCCACATCGTCCGTGTGCCCGGTGAGGCGGCGGTGCCCCCGCCCGGTGCGCGCGTCCAGTACGTTGACCAGCCCCTTGTCCTCGGAGGCGAGCGGTGAGCAGACGGCGGCGATGCTGTGGCCGTCCGGGCTGAACGCGAGGAGACGGACCTGACCGTTCGGCTTGAGGGACCTGGGCCTGTGCGACTTGCCGGAACGCGAGTTCCAGCGGCGCACGTAGCCTTCGGTGCCGCCCGACACGAGGAGGCGGCCGTCGGTGCTGAACGCTGCCGGGCCCGTGGCCCCGGGCAGGTCGGTGATGTGCTTCGCGGTGTCCGCGTTCCAGAGGCGCAGCGCCGCGTAGCTGCCGACGGCGAGGGTGTGACCGTCCGGAGCGAACACCACGTCCGTGACGGTTCCCGTGTGCCCGGTGAGCTGGGCCCTGAGCGCGTCTGTGCGGCCGTCCCACAGACGTACCACCGGGCCTTCGCCCCCCGTGGCAAGCGTGCGGCCGTCGGGTGTGAACGCCAGGGAGTGGACGCGGTCTTCGGTGCCGGCAAGGCGACGGAGCACCTTGCCCGTGTTCGGGTCCACCAGACGGACGCCCGAGTGGCTGTGGCTGGTGGCGAGGGCCCGCCCGTCGGGGCTGAATGCCAATGCGTCGACACAACCGCCGGATGCGCTCTTCAGGGTGCGAAGCAGCCCGAACACCGGGCTCGCGGCGTCGTCCCGTGCCGGGTTCGCCGCGAGTGTGGGTGTCCGAGGTGTCCGGGGCCGCCGGCCGCGGTCGTGCCGGGAACCCCGCACGGATCCGGCCTCCGCGGTCGGCAGGGAGTCCCGGGTGGCCAACTCCGCCAGTTCCTCGGCCACTTCCCGGGTGTCCGGCCGGCGTACGGGATCCTTGGCCAGCAGCCCCATGACCAGCTTCTCCAACTCGCGCGGGATACCGGGGCGCAAGGCGCTGGGGCGTGGCGGGGCGACCTCCACGTGCTGGCGCATCAGCGCGTAGAGGGGCTGGTCGACGGGGAACGGGAGGACGCCCGTGAGCATCTCGAACATCACGACGCCCAGGGAGTAGAGATCGGTGCGCGCGTCCGCCGTCCGCCCCTGGTGCTGCTCGGGCGACATGTACGCAGGCGTACCGAGTACCGGACCCGTCGAGGTCAGTGTCTCGGACGTGTCGGCGACGCGGGCGATGCCGAAGTCGCAGACCTTCACGCGGTCGCCCGCCTGCACGAACAGGTTGGCCGGCTTCAGGTCGCGGTGGACCACCCCGTGCCGGTGGGCCGCCGCCATGGCATCGACCGTCTGGCTCGTCAGGTCCACCACACGGCTGAACGACAGGTGCCCCGGGTGCTCGCAAAGCAGCTGGGCCAGGTCGTGGCCGATCAGCAGTTCCATGACGATGAAGCGGTACGTGTCATGGCGGCCCGCGTCGTGCACCACCGTGATCCCCGGGTGGTGCAGCCCGGCAAGGATTTCGGCCTCCCGCTGGAAGCGCCGTTCCGACACGGTGTCCCGCGCGACGGGCATCACCTTGACCGCGACCTCGCGTCCCAGCACCGAGTCCCGGCCCAGCCACACCTCGCCCATGCCACCGCGGCCCAGCAGCCGGCGCAGCGTGTACCGGTCGGCAAGGGTCACCCCGGCCGTCGCCATCCCAGACTCCACCATCGGCTCCGTTTCGCAGGCTCCGTGCACCTCGGACATCGTGCGGCACCGGCCTTTCGACCGGTGACCATCCAAGCGTGTGACATCCGGCAGGTCGAGAGGATCGGATGACGCCGAGCGTGCGGGCGGGGCGGCGAAGGGGGAAGCGGATCGGTCAGGAAACGATGGAGTGCCGGTCCGATGCCGCGTGCTGCTCTCGCGCCCGGTGCGGTCAGGAGACGGTCATCGTTGCCCCGCGCGCCGTGTCGCCCGGAGTGCGCGGGCGGAGGAAGGACGTCGGTGGCAGACCGCCACCCGCCGGCCGGGCAGACCTGACGGTGGCCGGGTCGGTTGAGAGGAACAGCCCGGTGCCCCCGACGCCACCGTCCCAGGTGTTCCCCGTTGAACGGATGCCGTCGCCGAGCGCCGCGTCGCGCCCGTTGGCCACCGCCGCGTTGGCGTGTGCGAGCGCGGCGGCCGTGGGGAGGTGGAAGCCGTCGACCCCATTGCGGTAGGCCGTGTTACGGGTCAGCGCGATCCGGCCCGGATTCCCCTCGTCGTTGAAGCCGAGGCCGGTGTTGTCCCAGGCGGCGTTGTTCCGTACGACGTGGGCGACGGCGGCCCGGGTGCCGCCGCCGCCGAGGGTGAACCCGTTGCCGTTGCCCTGCCAGTCCGCGTCCTGCCACCGGTTCACGCCGTTGCCGAAGGACCAGTTGCTCTCCACCGTCACCGCACTGGTGAAGCCACCGAGGTCCAGGCCGTCGTTGGCGTTGTCGTACGTACGGCAGCCCCGCACCACGTTGCCCCCGCCCGAGCCGAACTTGATCGCCAGTCCGACCCCGCTGCGGCCGTGGTCCTCGGTGCCCCGGTTGGCGTAGAAGTCGCTGTCGAGAACGGAGTTGGCCACCGTCCCGCTGCCTCGAAGCGTGAGGCCGGATTCGGCGTTGTCGTGCAGGGACAGGCGCTCGAACACCGTGTGGGCGCAGCTGGTGCAGACGTACGCGTGGCTGGCGGAGCCGCGGATCTCCAGCCCCCGCACGGTCCACCAGCTCGCGGTCTGGGTGATCGTCCAGGACGGGGCGGGCAGAGCGGAGGCATCCAGTACCGGGCGTTCGCCCGGGTAGTTGGTGAGGGTGATCCGCTGCCGCGCGGTGCCCGGCGTGGAGATCTTCACCGGCGTGGTGGGCCGGTAGGTACCGCCGCGCAGATAGATGGTTCGGCCCGGCCGTACCCGGGACACCGCTTCACCGAGGGTGGCGAACGGGTGGTCGAGGCTGCCGTCGCCCGCGTCCGAACCGCCGGGAGCCACATAGAGGTCCTGGGCGACGACGTCGTTGCCGGCCGACGGCGTCCCCGCGCCGGGCTGTGCGGGCGTCGTGGCCGGGGGCGCCGGAGCGGCGTCGGGCGGAGAGGTCGGTGACTGCCACAGCAGGATGCCGACCGTCCCGGCCGCCAGGGCCGCCGCGGCTGCCGCAGCCGCCTTCGCGGCGACGGGGTGCAGAGCCTCGCGGACTCGGTCGAGGAGGGTGGGGGCGAGGGATCCGGCGGCTCCGGCGGACGCCGTCGTGTGCCGGAGCGCCGCGAGGAGCACAGCAGGCACGGCGACCAGCCCGATGCCGGGCAGCAGATTCTCCGGCGCGACGAGGCCGCGTGCGTGGGTGCCGCACTCCTCGCAGGTCCGCACATGGCGGGTGAGCCGCTTGCGCCACAGCGGGCTGCTCGTGCCGTCCCACTCCCGCGCCTCGGACCTGAGCCGGGGGCAGCGAGGCGCGGCCGCGAGCGCGTGGACCAGGGTGCGCGCGGCGTCGAGCCGCTCCTTCATCCGCTGGAGCCGCACGGCCGTGTGGTTGCGGTCGAGGCCGAGAGCCCCGGCGACCTCGGACCGTGTGAGGCGCCCCGCGGCCTCCTCCCAGTACAGGGCGAGAAGGCGGCGGTCGTCGGGTTCCAGCCAGCGGGTGGCATGGGACAGGTGCCGTCGCTGGCCGGTCAGTGCCAGCTCGGCGACCGTGCGCTCGGCGAAGTCGGGAAGCGGATCGGCCACGCTCTCGACATCCCGGCGGGACGGTGCCGCACTCGCTCCGCGCCGCTGGTGCTGCTGGATCTCGCGGTACGCGATGGTCACGGCCCAGGAGCGGAACCGTTCCGGCTCGCGGAGCTTCGGCAGACCCCGGACGATCCGCAGCATCGTCTCCTGGACGAGATCGTCGACGTCGGCATGCCCGTCGAGCGCCCGGCCGATGATGCCGTAGAGCAGGTCCAGGTGCAGGGCGACGAGTCGTTCCACTGCCTCCGGATCACCGCTCCGCGCGGCGTTCGCCAGGGAGGTGACGTCCTCCGCGGCATCGGAACGGCGCTCTGCCATGGTTTCCGCCCTACCGGTCATTCATCCGATCGATCATGCCGAGCGCCCGCATCGTGGCACAGCGTCGGGGGACTGTAAAGATCCGGTTGCGTGGTGCCGGCACCGTTCACCGGAGGCATGAACTTCCCCTCGTCAGCGCCCGGTCGGCCCGATGTGGAGCGAGGCTGCGGCGACCCGGGTGGCAGCCGGGTCGCTGGACCGCCGGAGGTGTCCCGGCCGCCCTGTCTCCCAATCGGTCCGCTCTTTCCAGAAGATTTCTCGGAGATTTCTGTTATCCCCTTCCGGCCCACGCATCTACCAGGACACCGCGGCCCTTCCCGCCGCGGCCGGCGCCGGGCGAAGCCGCCCGCGTGCCGCACCCGCTGTCCGAAGGAGCATCAGATGTGGCGTGAACCGGAGAACCGGCCCGGCCCCGGGGAGGGGCACCGGCACCGGAGAACCGCGACCCGTTTGGGTGCAGTGGTGGTGGCGTTCGTGCTGGGGGTGTGGGGCCTGTTGGCCGGTGGTGCGGTGTTTCCGGCTGCTGCTGCCGAGCTGCCGGCTGCGGGCGGGGTGTACCAGCTGGCGGTGACGAAGAGCGGTAAGTGCATTGACGTACCGGCTGCTTCGACGGCGAACGGTGCGTTGCTTCAGCAGTGGGGTTGTACGGCCGATTCGCCGTGGCAGCAGTTCACTCTCGCCTCGGCGGGCTCGGGTTCGTACCGGCTCGTCAATGTGCACAGTGGTAAGTGTGTGGACGTGCCGGACTTCTCCACGGCGAGCGGTGCCCGGCTTCAGCAGTACAGCTGTGCGGGGCAGACCAATCAGATGTGGACGCTGACCGCGAGCGGGTCGGGCACGTATCAGATCGTCAACGTGAACAGCGGTCTGTGCATCAGTGACCAGGGCGCCTCGACCACCAACGGCACCGCGATCATCCAGGAGACCTGCACCGCCAACAGCAACAAGCAATGGGCCTTCAAGCCCGTCTCCGGCACCCGCGACACGGTCGCCGCCGACGGCACGGGCACGTACACCACGGTGCAGGCGGCGGTGGACGCCGTGGGCACGGGCAACGCGAGCCGCGTGGTCATCACCATCAAGCCGGGCATCTACCGCCAACCCGTGAAGATTCCGGCCGACAAGCCCTTCATCACCCTCCAGGGCTCCGGCGATTCCCCCGACGACGTCCTGCTCGTCGGCAACCGCAACGCGGGGGACTACGGCACGGCGGGCAGCGCCACCGTTGTGGCACTCGGCCACGACTTCGCCGCGACCAACCTCACCATGTCCAACGACTTCGACGAGAACAGTTCGGACACCGGCGACCAGGCCCTCGCGCTGTATCTCGACGCCGACCGCGCGGTCCTGGACGACGTACGCCTCCTCGGTGACCAGGACACCTTCCTGGTGAACAACAACGCCCGCGTCTATGTATGGAATTCGTACGTGGAAGGCACGGTGGACTTCATCTACGGCGGCGGGATCGCCGTGTTCCACAACAGCCGGATCCACGAGAAGCGGACCACCGGCGGCCCGATCACCGCGGCCAGCACCCCGGCCGAGCGCGCCTACGGCTTCCTCTTCTACAAGTCGTCGGTCACCGGGGCCGTCGCGGGCACGACCCAGCTGGGCCGGCCGTGGCGTCAGGACGCCCAGGTCCTCTACCGCGAGTGCACCCTGTCCGCGGCCGTAGCCACCGGCCAGCCGTGGACGAACATGTCCACGAGCACCTGGCAGAACGCCAGGTTCCGCGAGTACCGCAACACCGGCGCCGGGGCCACCGTCAACGGCAACCGCCCGCAGCTCGCCGACGCGCAGGCGGCCTCGTACACCCCGCAGAAGTACCTGGCGGGCACCGACGGCTGGAACCCCGTCCGATGACACCGACTTCGTCGTTCCCGACGGCCGAGAAGAAGGAGCAGAACATGGCAGGAAGCAGAACGACCCGTTTGGGTGCGGTGGTGGTGGCGTTCGTGCTGGGGGTGTGGGGTCTGCTGGCCGGTGGTGCGGTGTCTCCGGCTGCTGCTGCCGAGCTGCCGGCTGCGGGCGGGGTGTATCAGCTGGCGGTGACGAAGAGCGGTAAGTGCATTGACGTACCGGCTGCTTCGACGGCGAACGGTGCGTTGCTTCAGCAGTGGGGTTGTACGGCCGATTCGCCGTGGCAGCAGTTCACTCTCGCCTCGGCGGGCTCGGGTTCGTACCGGCTCGTCAACGTGCACAGTGGTAAGTGTGTGGACGTGCCGGACTATTCCACGGCGAGCGGTGCCCGGCTTCAGCAGTACAGCTGTGCGGGGCAGACCAATCAGATGTGGACGCTGACCGCGAGCGGGTCGGGCACGTATCAGATCGTCAACGTGAACAGCGGTCTGTGCATCAGTGACCAGGGCGCCTCGACCACCAACGGCACCGCGATCATCCAGGAGACCTGCACCGCCAACAGCAACAAGCAATGGGCCTTCAAGCCGGCCGGGAGCGGCAGGGTCTGGTCCGACAAGGCGGACGGGTTCGCCTCGACTGGCGGCGGGACCACGGGCGGGGCGGCCGGGAGCACCGTCACCGTGACCACCTACGCCGACCTGGTCAAGTACTCCACCGCCTCCGCCCCGTACGTCATCAAGGTCGCAGCGGCCGTCACGGCCAGCCCGTACGGGCACGAGATTCCGGTGACGTCCGACAAGACGATCGTCGGCGTCGGCACGAAGGGCGAGATCGTGCACGGCGGCTTCTTCCTGGGCACCGGCGTCCACAACGTGATCATCCGGAATCTCACCATCCGCGACGCGCAGATGACCGACGACGACCCGGACGACAAGGTCTACGACTACGACGGCATCCAGATGGACACCGCCGACCACATCTGGATCGACCACAACCGGATCGAGCGGATGAACGACGGTCTCATCGACAGCCGGAAGGACACCAGCTACCTCACCATCTCCTGGAACGTCATGGGCTCGGAGAACAAGGCGCTCGGCATCGGCTGGACGGACAACGTCACGGCCCGGATGACCATTCACCACAACTGGATCCACGACACCAACCAGCGCAACCCGAGCATCGACAACGTGGCGCTCGCCCACCTCTACAACAACTACCTCCAGAACGTCACCTCCTACGGGAACCTGTCCCGTGGTGCCTCGAAGACCGTGGTGCAGAACAGCTACTTCGAGAACGTCGCCAACCCGTTCAACGTCGACACCTCGGCGGCGTCCCTGACGCAGTCGGGCAGCATCATGGTCGGCTGCACGGGGAAGCAGGTGACCAACGGCACGACGTTCGACCCGGGCAGCTACTACTCCTACGCCCTCGACCCGGCGAAGGACGTCCCCACCCTGCTCAAGCAGTACGCCGGACCGCAAGCCTCCATCGGCGGCTGAGCCCCACCGGCACCCTGCCCGCCCGTCTCCCGCGTCCGCGGAAGGCGGGCGGGTGTGGGGCCGGGGTCAGCCGCGCGGGGTCTGCGCCAGGAAGGCCGCCAGACCCTCCAGCAGCCGGTCGGTGTCCTCATCGCTGCTGTACGGGGCCAGGCCGATCCTCAGCCCTCCCGCGTCGCCGAGCCCCAGATGACGCGAGGCCTCCAGGGCGTAGAACGAGCCCGCGGGCGCGTCGACACCGTGCTCCGCCAGGAACCGAGAGGCGTCCGCCGCCGACCGTCCCGGGAAGGTGACCAGCAGCGTGGGGGTGCGTACGGCCGCGCGCGAGTGCACGACGACGCCGTCGAGAGCGGACAGACCCTTCTCGATACGGAGCCGCAGGGCGTCCTCGTGGGCCTCGATCTCCTCGAAGGCCGCGGCCAGCCGCTCCCGGCGGGTGCCGTCGACGCCCGCAGCGAGCGAGGCGAGGAAGTCCACCGCGGCCCGGGCCGCGGCCAGGAACTCGTACGGCAGGGTGCCCAGCTCCAGTCGCTCCGGGACCGCGTCGGTCGACGGCAGCAGCTTGTCGGGCCGCAGGGTCTCCAGCAGTTCGGGGCGGCTCGCCAGTACGCCCATGTGCGGGCCGAGGAACTTGTACGGGGAGCAGACGAGGAAGTCGGCGCCGAGCGCGTCCAGCCGGACGGAGGCGTGGGCCGCCAGGTGCACGGCATCCACGTGCAGAAGGGCGCCTGCCCGGTGGACGATCTCCGCGATCGCCGGGAGGTCGGGACGGGTGCCGATGAGGTTGGACGCCCCGGTGACAGCGACCAGGCGGGTCCGCGCGGACAGCACCTCGGCGAACCTGGCGGGCAGCAGCTCCCCGCTGTCCGGCTCGAAGTCGACCCACCGGACCGTCGCGCCGACGGCCTCCGC
This genomic interval from Streptomyces sp. NBC_00464 contains the following:
- a CDS encoding WD40 repeat domain-containing serine/threonine protein kinase, coding for MATAGVTLADRYTLRRLLGRGGMGEVWLGRDSVLGREVAVKVMPVARDTVSERRFQREAEILAGLHHPGITVVHDAGRHDTYRFIVMELLIGHDLAQLLCEHPGHLSFSRVVDLTSQTVDAMAAAHRHGVVHRDLKPANLFVQAGDRVKVCDFGIARVADTSETLTSTGPVLGTPAYMSPEQHQGRTADARTDLYSLGVVMFEMLTGVLPFPVDQPLYALMRQHVEVAPPRPSALRPGIPRELEKLVMGLLAKDPVRRPDTREVAEELAELATRDSLPTAEAGSVRGSRHDRGRRPRTPRTPTLAANPARDDAASPVFGLLRTLKSASGGCVDALAFSPDGRALATSHSHSGVRLVDPNTGKVLRRLAGTEDRVHSLAFTPDGRTLATGGEGPVVRLWDGRTDALRAQLTGHTGTVTDVVFAPDGHTLAVGSYAALRLWNADTAKHITDLPGATGPAAFSTDGRLLVSGGTEGYVRRWNSRSGKSHRPRSLKPNGQVRLLAFSPDGHSIAAVCSPLASEDKGLVNVLDARTGRGHRRLTGHTDDVAALAYSPDGRLLVSGDHGGTVIVRDARSGAQLLILPERSERVRALAFSPDGRTLAVGCFDGSIRLWATRN
- a CDS encoding sigma-70 family RNA polymerase sigma factor, which encodes MAERRSDAAEDVTSLANAARSGDPEAVERLVALHLDLLYGIIGRALDGHADVDDLVQETMLRIVRGLPKLREPERFRSWAVTIAYREIQQHQRRGASAAPSRRDVESVADPLPDFAERTVAELALTGQRRHLSHATRWLEPDDRRLLALYWEEAAGRLTRSEVAGALGLDRNHTAVRLQRMKERLDAARTLVHALAAAPRCPRLRSEAREWDGTSSPLWRKRLTRHVRTCEECGTHARGLVAPENLLPGIGLVAVPAVLLAALRHTTASAGAAGSLAPTLLDRVREALHPVAAKAAAAAAAALAAGTVGILLWQSPTSPPDAAPAPPATTPAQPGAGTPSAGNDVVAQDLYVAPGGSDAGDGSLDHPFATLGEAVSRVRPGRTIYLRGGTYRPTTPVKISTPGTARQRITLTNYPGERPVLDASALPAPSWTITQTASWWTVRGLEIRGSASHAYVCTSCAHTVFERLSLHDNAESGLTLRGSGTVANSVLDSDFYANRGTEDHGRSGVGLAIKFGSGGGNVVRGCRTYDNANDGLDLGGFTSAVTVESNWSFGNGVNRWQDADWQGNGNGFTLGGGGTRAAVAHVVRNNAAWDNTGLGFNDEGNPGRIALTRNTAYRNGVDGFHLPTAAALAHANAAVANGRDAALGDGIRSTGNTWDGGVGGTGLFLSTDPATVRSARPAGGGLPPTSFLRPRTPGDTARGATMTVS
- a CDS encoding pectinesterase family protein — encoded protein: MWREPENRPGPGEGHRHRRTATRLGAVVVAFVLGVWGLLAGGAVFPAAAAELPAAGGVYQLAVTKSGKCIDVPAASTANGALLQQWGCTADSPWQQFTLASAGSGSYRLVNVHSGKCVDVPDFSTASGARLQQYSCAGQTNQMWTLTASGSGTYQIVNVNSGLCISDQGASTTNGTAIIQETCTANSNKQWAFKPVSGTRDTVAADGTGTYTTVQAAVDAVGTGNASRVVITIKPGIYRQPVKIPADKPFITLQGSGDSPDDVLLVGNRNAGDYGTAGSATVVALGHDFAATNLTMSNDFDENSSDTGDQALALYLDADRAVLDDVRLLGDQDTFLVNNNARVYVWNSYVEGTVDFIYGGGIAVFHNSRIHEKRTTGGPITAASTPAERAYGFLFYKSSVTGAVAGTTQLGRPWRQDAQVLYRECTLSAAVATGQPWTNMSTSTWQNARFREYRNTGAGATVNGNRPQLADAQAASYTPQKYLAGTDGWNPVR
- a CDS encoding RICIN domain-containing protein, which translates into the protein MAGSRTTRLGAVVVAFVLGVWGLLAGGAVSPAAAAELPAAGGVYQLAVTKSGKCIDVPAASTANGALLQQWGCTADSPWQQFTLASAGSGSYRLVNVHSGKCVDVPDYSTASGARLQQYSCAGQTNQMWTLTASGSGTYQIVNVNSGLCISDQGASTTNGTAIIQETCTANSNKQWAFKPAGSGRVWSDKADGFASTGGGTTGGAAGSTVTVTTYADLVKYSTASAPYVIKVAAAVTASPYGHEIPVTSDKTIVGVGTKGEIVHGGFFLGTGVHNVIIRNLTIRDAQMTDDDPDDKVYDYDGIQMDTADHIWIDHNRIERMNDGLIDSRKDTSYLTISWNVMGSENKALGIGWTDNVTARMTIHHNWIHDTNQRNPSIDNVALAHLYNNYLQNVTSYGNLSRGASKTVVQNSYFENVANPFNVDTSAASLTQSGSIMVGCTGKQVTNGTTFDPGSYYSYALDPAKDVPTLLKQYAGPQASIGG
- a CDS encoding cysteine desulfurase-like protein; this encodes MPLDVPALRAQIPALTAGSARFDAPGGTQTPQPVIDAIVDALSRPLAVRGTQNEGERNAEAIVTGARSALADLVGAEPRGIVFGRSSTQLTYDLARTLAKGWGPGDEVVVSRLDHDANIRPWVQAAEAVGATVRWVDFEPDSGELLPARFAEVLSARTRLVAVTGASNLIGTRPDLPAIAEIVHRAGALLHVDAVHLAAHASVRLDALGADFLVCSPYKFLGPHMGVLASRPELLETLRPDKLLPSTDAVPERLELGTLPYEFLAAARAAVDFLASLAAGVDGTRRERLAAAFEEIEAHEDALRLRIEKGLSALDGVVVHSRAAVRTPTLLVTFPGRSAADASRFLAEHGVDAPAGSFYALEASRHLGLGDAGGLRIGLAPYSSDEDTDRLLEGLAAFLAQTPRG